In Vairimorpha necatrix chromosome 8, complete sequence, a single window of DNA contains:
- a CDS encoding putative SP-containing membrane protein translates to MIPLFLYIYVTICTDPLFLVPKDDENVDLYISLKDVLTQEMYSTFLVTELLDEDIVDGVVSTYDKRSENGRKTKPYFFKPISSEEKQSVKKTLSDYRVIQCKETNLVDLFYSGNVILKTTFVLDAKKAYFIDVFNITKEPICFFYSTSEKIRFDRLNRLYEIIWLGFYSPPTIEKNVSVPSLYRDNLFILNQFINLKDDLEIINRDLQSKIVFEQKEKNFDDYDCMLSITNDNEINCPIATDNFTEIKNFVKDNSARNRDLKHCNGIKYTENNNNKILNTIDISTDKDLNFFERNSRSVNSNAKEPVKVVMPDIAFSPERVENINFSGEKNFTNEDKKDVKEKEKNNDKNKDEKNKLENEKSHVKQFLLGFFFFKVVLIVYYKLLRSNKKIF, encoded by the coding sequence ATGATACCTTTattcttgtatatatatgttACAATATGTACTGATCCTTTGTTTTTAGTTCCAAAAGACGATGAAAATGTTGATCTATACATTTCATTGAAAGATGTACTTACCCAAGAAATGTATTCAACATTCCTAGTAACTGAACTACTCGATGAAGACATTGTAGATGGAGTTGTAAGTACCTACGATAAAAGATCAGAAAATGGAAGAAAGACTAAgccttatttttttaaaccgATAAGTTCAGAAGAAAAACAAAGTGTAAAGAAAACTTTATCAGATTATAGGGTTATACAATGTAAAGAAACCAATCTTGtcgatttattttatagcGGCAatgttatattaaaaacgaCATTTGTACTTGATGCAAAAAAAgcatattttattgatgtttttaatattactAAAGAAccaatttgttttttttattcaacaagtgaaaaaataagatttgACAGATTAAATAGGCTATATGAAATAATTTGGTTAGGTTTTTATAGTCCACCGacaatagaaaaaaatgttaGTGTCCCCTCGTTATACAgagataatttatttatactaaatcaatttattaatttaaaagatgatttagaaataataaataggGATCTACAGTCAAAAATAGTTTTTGagcaaaaagaaaaaaactttGATGACTATGATTGTATGTTGTCGATTACGAACGACAACGAAATAAATTGTCCCATCGCTACAGACAATTTTacagaaataaaaaattttgttaaagATAACAGCGCAAGAAATAGAGACTTAAAACATTGTAATGGAATTAAATATACTGAgaacaataataataaaatattaaatactATTGATATATCAACAgataaagatttaaatttttttgagcGAAACAGTAGGTCTGTTAACTCAAATGCCAAAGAGCCTGTGAAAGTTGTAATGCCAGATATAGCTTTTTCTCCTGAACGagttgaaaatataaactttaGTGgagagaaaaattttacaaatgaAGACAAGAAAGAtgtaaaagaaaaagaaaagaataatgataaaaataaagacgaaaaaaacaaactagaaaatgaaaagaGTCAtgttaaacaatttttacttggatttttctttttcaaaGTTGTATTAATCGTATATTATAAACTTCTAAgatctaataaaaagatattttaa
- a CDS encoding spore wall protein 25-like, which yields MNFLMLLSSFLVVKSIYVSENDFVKKVCDIMKIDEVWQKDILRIIYNCFDDQNKDNLILFTAVSLHNTSNFTVLEPQNNSLRFRSRGLLQICTPKNYEKLTKYSSDHDYLNNPKLLLSLDYSTIRDCVRFFEIQLNSCYDIENYCRSMGLGEYRHISHRLDIKNLEKIYDELYANFQ from the coding sequence atgaattttctaATGTTATTAAGTAGTTTTCTAGTTGTAAAATCTATATATGTATCTGAAAatgattttgtaaaaaaagtatgcgatataatgaaaattgATGAAGTTTGGCAAAAAGATATATTAcgaataatatataattgttTTGATGATCAAAATAAggataatttaatattgtttaCTGCTGTTAGTTTGCACAACACATCAAATTTTACGGTTTTAGAACCACAAAACAATTCTCTTAGGTTTAGAAGTAGGGGATTATTACAAATATGTACGCCgaaaaattatgaaaaactCACCAAATATTCATCTGATCatgattatttaaataatccCAAGCTTCTTTTGTCGCTTGATTATAGTACCATTAGGGATTGTGTCAGGTTCTTCGAAATACAGCTAAATAGCTGTTACgatattgaaaattattgCAGATCAATGGGATTAGGAGAATATCGCCATATAAGTCATAGGCTTgatataaagaatttagaaaaaatttatgacgAACTATATGCTAATTTCCaataa
- a CDS encoding putative SP-containing membrane protein: protein MILLYTCLLVIIRSDIILVVPNNNNMDVYLGITNMRKKSIYVLSQLVDKDFKNNRVNTYKERSDRGRKTEKYSFNVLNDSERKTLWNLLQTYNFKDEQVNLKNMFITSKVILKTTLKVDIKKGYYIEKTVRVPLTIDFNFITSDKFVFDTTTMFYEVNWSNSSYLHRVIKTCDSVFRPRDKIVSVNIVNKDDNSVIIVKNDELNNTDMILDKNTKASEKSEDIRISREKLNKTSIIFEPIQEELELCGEMNEQSIKSRDNDEEKFFFEEHKTVLNEMSQVSLDKEGLIFQHAILDDQNEKNVISECTTLAINENKIDADKGSDPKQIKNNVNIMSLKNNEEIKSVSNKENREIRVNYEIYNEVIEGLKVYSSMFLLGIFLGLVSLFVHLLLSNKWELY from the coding sequence ATGATACTCTTATATACATGTTTATTGGTTATAATTCGTTCTGATATTATCTTAGTCGTCCCGAACAATAATAACATGGATGTATATCTAGGCATCACAAACATGCGcaaaaaatctatataCGTATTGAGCCAGTTAGTTGATAAAGACTTTAAGAATAATAGGGTTAATACATACAAAGAACGATCTGATAGAGGACGGAAAACcgaaaaatattctttcaATGTATTAAACGATTCTGAAAGAAAAACACTTTGGAACTTGTTACAAACTTATAATTTCAAAGATGAACAagtaaatctaaaaaacatGTTCATTACTAGCAAggttatattaaaaacgaCATTAAAGGTAGATATTAAGAAGGGGTATTATATTGAGAAAACGGTTAGAGTACCACTAACAATtgatttcaattttataactagtgataaatttgtatttgaTACTACTACAATGTTCTATGAAGTAAACTGGTCTAATTCGAGTTATTTACACAGGGTCATAAAAACTTGTGATAGTGTTTTTAGACCTAGAGACAAAATAGTGTCTGTTAATATAGTAAATAAAGATGATAATAGTGtaattattgtaaaaaacgACGAATTGAACAACACTGATATGATTTTAGacaaaaatacaaaagCCTCTGAAAAATCGGAAGATATAAGGATCAGTAGAGAAAAGTTAAATAAGACaagtattatttttgaaccAATTCAAGAAGAACTCGAGCTTTGTGGAGAGATGAATGAGCAATCTATTAAATCAAGAGATAACGATGaagagaaatttttttttgaagaaCATAAAACAGTGTTAAATGAAATGTCACAAGTTTCTTTAGACAAAGAAGGATTGATATTTCAACATGCAATTCTTGATGATCAAAATGAAAAGAATGTTATTAGTGAATGTACAACTTTAGCAATTaacgaaaataaaatcgATGCCGATAAAGGCTCAGATCcgaaacaaattaaaaataatgtaaatattatgagtcttaaaaataacgaagaaattaaaagtgtgagtaataaagaaaataggGAAATAAGAGTAAATTATGAAATCTATAATGAGGTTATAGAAGGTCTTAAAGTTTATTCTtctatgtttttattgggaatttttttaggacTTGTTTCATTGTTTGttcatttattattaagcAATAAATGGGAATTGtattag
- a CDS encoding putative tRNA methyltransferase gives MEYENEYVHKFYKEYAGDFNITRKKMWPKIREFLEKNDQEDFINLDAGCGNGRNLPNKKQDKSTKIDDNIKLCDNIKLCECHNIKLCDNNIKCGTWFGLDYSLELLKCINKSSNLVRGDCLNLPFLDKSFDLVLSIAVLHHFSTSARRSAALKELKRVLKDTGKILLYVWNEDTKSKKKFRQVKDKDYLVKFNGIFERYYYLYNIEDLRKECEETGFRVEEIGIEQESIFIILTQ, from the coding sequence ATGGAATATGAAAATGAATATGTACACaagttttataaagaatatgcaggagattttaatataacgAGAAAGAAGATGTGGCCTAAAATAAGAGAATTTTTAGAGAAAAATGATcaagaagattttataaatttagatgCGGGATGTGGAAATGGTAGGAATTTACCAAATAAGAAACAAGATAAATCTACAAAAATAGatgataatattaaattatgtgataatattaaattatgcGAATGtcataatattaaattatgtgataataatattaaatgtgGAACTTGGTTTGGTTTAGATTATTCTTTAGAACTCttaaaatgtataaataaatcttcTAATTTAGTAAGAGGTGATTGTTTAAATCTTCCTTTTCTTGATAAATCTTTCGATTTAGTTCTCAGTATCGCCGTCTTACATCATTTCAGTACCAGTGCCCGCCGATCTGCTGCCTTAAAGGAGCTCAAGCGTGTTCTTAAAGACACAGGGAAGATTCTTCTTTATGTCTGGAATGAAGACACGAAGAGTAAGAAGAAGTTTAGACAAGTGAAAGATAAAGATTATCTAGTGAAGTTTAATGGAATATTTGAgagatattattatttatataatattgaaGATTTAAGAAAAGAGTGTGAGGAGACAGGATTTAGAGTAGAAGAGATAGGAATAGAACAAGAgagtatatttataatattaactCAATAA
- a CDS encoding putative SP-containing membrane protein, with the protein MIHLLFCLLKIYCNGSVFVIENSNHHLEVYLSLLEEKTDQTYILKEYDSTASHVFSKILEQDKEYVNYLLTYIRSSDSEQNYLLTLFQNGNIFLKTTFKFDNTKSYCIETSNQDKVIMSSVIDFDSNKKLYEVKWTIIDEEPIKNEEEVDIINKNIADDSSYTDIVKTNKDINTNNEENKIESTSEIDENLDLEIKKVIEKITSESVYIDSPDANEKSRFKIESVSTDVNEISFVVLDNPNIVATEIVGNQPINEQNIEEDKTMNCLTTEKNEEQQTTNCSLKTSDHKDDETKEKEVLAVTNKENEINEEEKHGNLTKDDKKMNFIGKSAIVLWFGAVILILYMKNKTSY; encoded by the coding sequence ATGATACATTTACTATTTTgtctattaaaaatatattgtaacGGATCTGTCTTTGTTATTGAAAACAGCAATCATCATTTAGAAGTGTACTTAAGTCTACTAGAAGAAAAAACGGATCAAACGTACATCTTAAAAGAATACGATAGTACTGCCTCCCatgttttttctaaaatattggAGCAAGACAAGGAATACGTAAACTATTTGCTAACTTATATCAGGAGCAGCGACTCGGAACAGAATTATCTATTAACTCTATTTCAAAACGgcaacatttttttaaaaacaacatttaaatttgacaATACAAAGTCTTATTGTATAGAAACAAGTAATCAAGACAAGGTAATCATGAGTAGTGTAATAGATTTTGatagtaataaaaaactgtATGAAGTAAAATGGACTATTATTGATGAAGAAccaattaaaaatgaagaagaagttgatattatcaataaaaatatagcGGATGATTCATCTTATACTGATATAGTAAAGACGAATAAAGATATTAACACTAATAAtgaagaaaacaaaattgaATCAACCTCAGAGATAGATGAAAATTTGgatttagaaattaaaaaagtaattgaaaaaataacatcAGAATCTGTTTATATTGATTCGCCAGATGCGAATGAAAAATcaagatttaaaattgagTCTGTGTCTACTGATGTAAACGAAATTTCTTTTGTAGTTCTAGATAATCCAAATATTGTCGCAACGGAGATAGTCGGAAATCAACCAATAAACGAACAAAATATTGAAGAAGATAAGACAATGAACTGTTTAACAACggaaaaaaatgaagaacAACAAACAACAAATTGTTCATTGAAAACTTCTGATCATAAAGATGATGAAACTAAGGAAAAAGAAGTGCTAGCAGTAactaataaagaaaatgaaataaatgaagaagaaaaacatGGGAACCTCACAaaagatgataaaaaaatgaactTTATTGGCAAATCTGCTATTGTGTTGTGGTTTGGGGCTGTCAtactaattttatatatgaaaaataaaacttcttattga
- a CDS encoding reverse transcriptase domain-containing protein, protein MKRKNINAVEEYESDEKDHDNKEIEFYLHPIQNSFNPLFVQSRLFNKNTKVLLDTGADVSVINYNDIPQEERNKIIRYNGVVKGIRNEILKIEGYLKDCIIEINGKGVIFSPLIIKDIKYVIIGANVICDNKKLILDILNAPKYRINQMSNSACDLEENKILKEYEDVFKTEISDYTLCTAGSHRIQTNSTKIICQRNGRIPVSQEEAVNKEINKLLELGILRESRSPWCSRILMVPKPDKTWRMCVDYRGLNSITVKDAYMTPRIDEIFDSLSTATIFTILDATSGFHQIPLQEEDKEKTAFSYRGKLYEFNRMPFGLCNAPATFQRAMDNIFRKENHNFVIPYLDDIIIYSRNKEEHKKHVRIVLGKIRAANLSLNKKKCKFFRSEIKILGNVIGNGIIKVDETRIKDIQAYPIPTTIKELRSFLGMANYCRDFVTKMAEITGPLYDVLKGEKQTSGKKIKLTDKQLDTFKTVKKVLSQNTIRTQPNFKAPFILVTDASETGIGAVLLQKNKTGAEKMIAAFSKRLDNCQKNYSVTDKELLGLVKGIEHFRHYLLGSKFTLRTDHKALIYLWTVKDPTSRILRWALKLAEYDFELEYIKGEHNIADGFSRFHQECETCNIDLHQFSNNNINYILEKYHTISGHGTSNTMKFMIPQAHKWKTMHQDISKFVSNCKTCLRSGYQRVKTKNKVILSERPNLLWEFDLLRKLSDNSGSGYIFVAIDHYSKWIETKILRSKKSCEIYKAYEELIISKHGIPERILTDNGLEFDNSVVQALGSKYNISWEFCSPYHHQTTGAVKRVIQTLTNKIRKLANYGEIGWRKVVKEATLAVNLSFNRSIGTSPYPKTYTKQELLRKRDLNFKKYSKYIVKGEKDIKQKFKIGEDVLVYRDYPGSGKLEAKWSPGYIIVKILSEDAFLVKRKNSAGELRVNISHIKKDTSKTD, encoded by the exons TTgaagagaaaaaatataaatgccGTTGAAGAATACGAAAGTGACGAGAAAGATCATgacaataaagaaattgaattCTATTTACATCCTATACAAAATAGTTTTAACCCATTGTTTGTTCAAAGCCGTctctttaataaaaatacgaAAGTACTACTAGACACTGGGGCCGATGTTTCGGTCATAAATTACAATGATATTCCACAAGAAGAACGTAATAAGATTATTAGATATAATGGCGTAGTAAAAGGTATaagaaatgaaatattaaaaattgaaggCTATTTAAAAGACTGTATAATCGAAATCAATGGAAAAGGTGTGATCTTCTCACCCTTAATAATCAAAGacataaaatatgttataATAGGAGCAAATGTAATATGcgacaataaaaaactgaTTTTAGATATTCTAAATGCACCAAAATATAGAATCAACCAAATGTCGAATTCCGCATGTGATTTAGAAGAgaacaaaattttgaaagaGTACGAGGACGTCTTCAAAACAGAAATAAGCGACTATACCCTCTGCACTGCAGGTAGTCATCGTATACAGACGAACAGTACGAAGATAATTTGCCAAAGGAACGGAAGAATACCAGTATCACAAGAAGAAGCcgtaaataaagaaatcaACAAACTCCTAGAACTTGGAATTTTAAGGGAAAGCAGAAGTCCCTGGTGTAGCAGAATACTGATGGTACCGAAGCCTGACAAAACATGGAGAATGTGCGTAGACTATAGAGGTCTGAATAGCATAACAGTAAAGGACGCATACATGACACCTAGAATCGACGAGATTTTTGACAGTCTATCAACTGCAactatttttacaatactGGACGCGACTAGTGGATTCCATCAAATTCCTTTACAAGAAGAAGACAAGGAAAAGACAGCATTTTCGTATAGGGGGAAATTATACGAATTTAATCGTATGCCGTTCGGACTATGTAACGCCCCAGCAACATTTCAAAGGGCAATGGACAATATATTCAGGAAAGAAAACCATAATTTTGTGATCCCATACTTAGacgatattataatatattcaaGGAACAAGGAAGAACATAAGAAACATGTGAGAATAGTATTGGGAAAAATAAGAGCGGCAAATCTATCGCTTAATAAGAAAAAGTGTAAATTCTTTAGATCGGAAATAAAGATCTTGGGGAACGTCATTGGAAACGGAATCATAAAGGTAGACGAAACGCGCATTAAGGATATACAAGCGTACCCAATTCCTACCACCATAAAGGAATTAAGGAGTTTTCTAGGAATGGCCAACTATTGCAGGGATTTTGTGACAAAGATGGCAGAAATTACGGGACCCTTGTATGATGTACTTAAGGGCGAAAAACAGACATctggtaaaaaaattaaacttaCTGACAAACAGCTGGATACGTTTAAAACCGTTAAAAAAGTACTAAGCCAAAATACAATACGTACACAGCCAAATTTTAAAGCTCCATTCATTCTGGTTACTGACGCATCTGAAACGGGAATAGGAGCAGTGCTGCTGCAAAAGAACAAAACTGGAGCTGAAAAAATGATAGCCGCCTTTAGCAAAAGACTAGATAATTGTCAGAAGAATTATTCAGTTACCGATAAAGAACTTCTTGGCTTGGTTAAAGGAATAGAACATTTTAGACATTACCTTTTGGGAAGCAAATTTACGCTCAGAACAGACCACAAAGCCTTAATCTATCTATGGACAGTGAAGGATCCAACTAGTAGGATTCTCAGATGGGCACTCAAATTGGCGGAATACGACTTCGAATTGGAGTATATAAAAGGAGAGCATAACATTGCTGATGGCTTTAGTAGATTCCACCAAGAGTGTGAAACATGTAACATTGATTTACATCAGTTTTCGAATAATAACATCAACTACATACTAGAAAAGTATCATACAATATCAGGGCATGGGACATCAAATACtatgaaatttatgattCCACAGGCACATAAGTGGAAAACAATGCACCAAGACATTTCGAAATTCGTAAGCAATTGCAAAACATGTCTTCGTTCGGGATATCAACGCGTGAAGACAAAGAACAAAGTAATACTTTCAGAAAGACCCAATCTGCTGTGGGAATTTGATCTGCTTAGAAAACTTTCGGACAACAGCGGAAGCGGATACATATTTGTAGCGATCGATCACTACTCTAAATGGATAGAAACCAAGATCTTACGAAGCAAAAAGAGCTGTGAAATATATAAGGCGTATGAAGAATTAATCATTAGTAAGCATGGGATACCCGAAAGAATCTTGACAGACAACGGCTTAGAGTTTGACAACAGCGTGGTACAAGCATTAGGTTCAAAGTATAATATATCATGGGAATTTTGTTCGCCATACCATCACCAGACTACAGGCGCGGTTAAGAGGGTCATACAAACATTGACGaacaaaattagaaaattagCAAACTATGGCGAAATTGGCTGGAGGAAAGTTGTCAAAGAAGCTACATTGGCAGTAAATCTATCGTTTAACCGATCAATAGGAACATCGCC TTACCCTAAGACCTATACGAAGCAAGAACTTTTACGGAAGAGGGActtaaactttaaaaaatacagcAAATACATCGTTAAAGGggaaaaagatataaagcaaaagtttaaaatagGAGAAGATGTTTTAGTTTACAGAGATTACCCAGGAAGTGGAAAGTTAGAAGCTAAATGGTCACCTGGTTATATTAttgtcaaaattttaagtgAAGACGCATTTCTggtaaaaagaaaaaattcagCAGGCGAATTGAGAGTTAACATAAGTCATATTAAGAAGGACACGTCGAAGACTGATTGA
- a CDS encoding putative receptor expression-enhancing protein codes for MLRIIVNIVTTSLVFFNTYNQFKVEKDNKNLKKIYNIYFKVMCIFLILDNLLSFILRFIPFYQFFKLILIIWMSVPKCSGSIFIYRFYVTGFMRRYEEELDEKIQEIKRLVVENIKKYKEYAYGKLKEKKKEEEDSELRDVVKGTIEEK; via the coding sequence ATGCTTAGAATTATTGTAAACATTGTCACTACAAGTCTTGTCTTCTTTAACACTTACAACCAATTTAAAGTagaaaaagataataaaaatctaaaaaagatttacaatatttatttcaaagTTATGTGTATCTTCTTAATCTTAGATAATCTCTTATCTTTCATCTTGAGATTTATTCCTTTCTACCAGTTCTTTAAGCTTATTCTTATCATTTGGATGAGTGTCCCAAAATGCAGTGGGTCAATTTTCATCTACAGATTCTACGTCACTGGGTTTATGCGGAGATACGAGGAGGAACTAGACGAGAAGATCCAGGAGATCAAGAGACTAGTAGTGgagaatataaagaaatataaggAATATGCATATGGGAAACTTAAAgagaagaagaaagaagaagaagatagTGAATTAAGAGATGTAGTCAAAGGAACAATAgaagagaaataa